The Alnus glutinosa chromosome 7, dhAlnGlut1.1, whole genome shotgun sequence genome includes a region encoding these proteins:
- the LOC133872185 gene encoding protein RETICULATA, chloroplastic encodes MAGYSPSFGVSNVVNSRNGVVLGREMSQSVVMESVRFRNVVKEVALPVLFLSNNRSRERNHRLVVTANASQPRGESRSDVAAVTIAKEGGGSTSDSVVGKGIGVLEGGYEAIEDIGGSGGNGRFTNGRGGGGGGGGGDDNGDDKEEEELGPILKFAEVMKETEARGASLPRDMLEAAKSVGIRRVLLLRYLDLQGSVWPLGFAMRSCAILRNRMLADPSFLFKVGTEIVIDCCCATFAEVQKRGEDFWAEFELYVADLLVGLVVNVALVGMLAPYARIGGPPSLSKGFLGRMQHAYGALPSSVFEAERPGCRYTIKQRMGTYFYKGIMYGSVGFACGIIGQGIANLIMTAKRSIKKSEDDIPVPPLLKSAALWGVFLAVSSNTRYQIINGLERVVEGSAFAKQVPPIALAFTVGVRFANNVYGGMQFVDWARWSGVQ; translated from the exons ATGGCGGGTTATTCACCGAGTTTCGGGGTATCAAATGTCGTGAACTCCCGAAACGGGGTTGTTTTGGGGAGGGAGATGAGTCAGAGTGTGGTTATGGAGAGTGTGAGATTCAGGAATGTGGTAAAGGAGGTGGCTTTGCCCGTGTTGTTTTTGAGCAACAATAGGAGTAGAGAGAGGAACCACCGGCTTGTGGTGACGGCGAATGCGTCACAGCCACGTGGAGAGTCACGGTCCGATGTAGCCGCGGTCACAATTGCGAAAGAGGGAGGCGGTAGTACTAGTGATAGTGTAGTAGGGAAGGGTATTGGGGTCTTGGAGGGTGGGTATGAAGCGATAGAAGATATTGGGGGGAGTGGTGGAAATGGGAGATTTACCAATGGTAGAGGAGGCGGTGGAGGAGGTGGCGGTGGTGATGACAATGGGGAtgataaagaagaagaggagctTGGGCCAATTTTGAAGTTTGCGGAGGTTATGAAGGAGACGGAGGCTCGGGGGGCTAGTCTTCCTAGAGATATGTTAGAGGCCGCCAAGAGCGTGGGGATTCGCAGAGTTCTTCTCCTTAGATATTTGGATTTGCAG GGGTCTGTTTGGCCTCTGGGTTTCGCAATGAGGTCGTGCGCTATACTTCGAAATCGAATGTTGGCTGATCCGTCCTTTCTTTTTAAAGTTGGAACAGAG ATCGTCATTGATTGTTGTTGTGCTACATTTGCGGAAGTTCAAAAGAGAGGTGAAGACTTTTGGGCAGAATTTGAGTTGTATGTTGCAGATCTCTTGGTTGGGCTGGTGGTTAACGTTGCTTTGGTTGGTATGTTGGCACCCTATGCTCGTATTGGCGGGCCACCATCTCTATCTAAGGGTTTCCTTGGACGAATGCAGCATGCTTATGGAGCTCTTCCTAGCAG TGTGTTTGAAGCTGAAAGGCCAGGATGTAGATATACCATAAAGCAGAGAATGGGTACATACTTTTATAAG GGTATCATGTATGGATCAGTTGGATTTGCATGTGGCATCATTGGCCAAGGCATTGCAAATTTGATCATGACTGCAAAGCG GAGTATAAAGAAATCAGAAGATGACATACCTGTGCCACCACTTCTAAAGAGTGCTGCTCTTTGGG GCGTATTTCTTGCCGTTTCCTCCAACACCCGCTATCAGATCATCAATGGACTGGAACGCGTGGTAGAAGGATCAGCCTTTGCAAAGCAGGTTCCACCCATTGCATTGGCTTTCACAGTTGGTGTGAGATTTGCCAACAATGTATATGGTGGGATGCAATTTGTCGACTGGGCTAGATGGAGCGGGGTGCAATAA